In one bacterium genomic region, the following are encoded:
- a CDS encoding bifunctional metallophosphatase/5'-nucleotidase: MNGKTTMTMMLLALVSALFLASAAAADEPMRLHLIWTNDVHGHIAPEPARFMNPNFPPPLGGGASLANYVNRVRAEAARRGESVLMVDVGDFFQGTPVGAKTQGDAVVEYFNAMGYDCIVPGNHDFDLGRENTMRLSSQTDAPWLCANLRDESDGEIVDWCRPTLIIERGGLKIGCIGIITTGTVAMSFPQNIAGLIFDPMLPAIEKYRDELLAQGVDLIALLIHEGLPYDPEAGWKLIISGEDADSDQQDAQGGGYGYVQGGSLNLMEIANAVEGIDFAVGGHTHRGYDEPWIDPMTHTMCFESYGNGSSVGHAILLVDRPTGSLVGYETPHDRGTLITLFEDELWPEETMRRTLEPYIEEAEAAMNTVVGSSAVNLTRGGPGSNLVGNVVTDAMREYFDADFSFQNLGGLRADVPSGDITAKDVFSILPFGNELVIVQMRGEMIRHIVERKVRGDSGGICISGAKIVFNKNRPNLDRVCELLIGGEPLDPERVYHVVCTSFLMEGNSGLDFLTTIPAADINLTQITTAESVEHYLKLHSPIRPRIDDRWVENPRATQKPYLKQSGDLP, translated from the coding sequence ATGAACGGCAAGACGACGATGACGATGATGCTGCTGGCGCTGGTGTCGGCGCTGTTCCTGGCGTCCGCCGCCGCGGCGGACGAGCCGATGCGGTTGCACCTGATCTGGACCAACGACGTCCACGGTCACATCGCGCCCGAGCCGGCGCGGTTCATGAATCCCAACTTCCCACCGCCGCTGGGCGGCGGCGCCTCGCTTGCCAACTACGTGAACCGGGTCCGCGCGGAGGCGGCCCGCCGGGGCGAATCCGTGCTGATGGTGGACGTGGGCGACTTCTTCCAGGGCACGCCCGTGGGCGCCAAGACCCAGGGCGACGCCGTGGTGGAGTACTTCAACGCCATGGGCTACGACTGCATCGTGCCCGGCAACCACGATTTCGACTTGGGGCGCGAAAACACGATGCGGCTCTCCAGCCAGACCGACGCGCCCTGGCTCTGCGCCAACCTGCGCGACGAGAGCGACGGCGAGATCGTCGACTGGTGCCGGCCCACCCTCATCATCGAGCGCGGCGGCCTGAAGATCGGCTGCATCGGCATCATCACCACCGGCACCGTCGCCATGTCCTTCCCGCAGAACATCGCGGGTCTGATCTTCGACCCCATGCTGCCCGCCATCGAGAAGTACCGCGACGAGCTGCTGGCCCAGGGCGTGGACCTGATCGCCCTGCTCATCCACGAGGGCCTGCCCTACGATCCCGAGGCCGGCTGGAAGCTCATCATCTCGGGCGAGGACGCGGACAGCGACCAGCAGGACGCCCAGGGCGGCGGCTACGGCTACGTGCAAGGCGGATCCCTGAACCTCATGGAGATCGCCAACGCCGTCGAGGGAATCGACTTCGCCGTCGGCGGCCACACCCACCGCGGCTACGACGAGCCCTGGATCGACCCCATGACGCATACCATGTGCTTCGAATCCTACGGCAACGGTTCGAGCGTGGGGCATGCCATCCTGCTCGTCGATCGCCCGACGGGTTCCCTCGTCGGCTACGAGACCCCCCACGACCGCGGCACCCTGATCACGCTCTTCGAGGACGAGCTCTGGCCCGAGGAGACGATGCGCCGGACCCTCGAGCCCTACATCGAAGAGGCCGAGGCGGCCATGAACACGGTGGTCGGCAGCTCGGCGGTGAACCTCACCCGCGGCGGTCCCGGCTCCAACCTGGTGGGCAACGTGGTGACCGACGCCATGCGCGAGTACTTCGACGCCGACTTCTCCTTCCAGAACCTGGGCGGCCTGCGCGCCGACGTGCCGTCCGGCGACATCACCGCCAAGGACGTCTTCAGCATACTGCCCTTCGGCAACGAGCTGGTCATCGTGCAAATGAGGGGGGAGATGATCCGCCACATCGTGGAGCGCAAGGTGCGCGGCGATTCGGGAGGCATCTGCATCTCCGGCGCCAAGATCGTCTTCAACAAGAACCGTCCCAACCTCGACCGCGTCTGCGAACTGCTGATCGGCGGCGAGCCCCTGGATCCCGAGCGGGTCTACCATGTCGTCTGCACATCCTTCCTCATGGAGGGCAACAGCGGCCTCGATTTCCTGACCACGATCCCGGCCGCGGACATCAACCTGACCCAGATCACGACCGCCGAGTCGGTCGAGCATTACCTCAAGCTGCACAGCCCCATCCGCCCCCGCATCGACGACCGCTGGGTGGAGAACCCCCGGGCGACGCAGAAGCCCTACCTGAAGCAGTCGGGCGATCTTCCCTAG
- a CDS encoding AAA family ATPase: protein MIELKSGVVNEQLRRFRRRMDQMVVGQPAASERISDCFSRLIAGIHDPERPLLTMMFMGPTGVGKTETVRCLAESIFGDRRAYTRINCQEFSAHYNISKLLGSPPGYVGGEIRPLLAQENLDKHHLKAGERHCGMISEEGGKLADMFPSDSERYLSIVLFDEIEKAHPKMWNTLLGILEDGHLVLANNEEVDFTSTIIVLTTNVGSQAMNAHLSGSGIGFSPGWNLEQVDRDVGDAATREAKKIFPMEFLNRFDELVTYHTLKREHLFAILDNLISQVHHRALDSAEPFLLEVTRRAKARLVDEGTDPEYGARPLKRVVEMRVVTPVSHHICSEQIRRGDLVMIDHDGDDYVFLKEPGIDWENDLVASQLKPSNKWTRTDLGIRDDGGEKKKMVEEAGQLTSCAETLTGSGIE, encoded by the coding sequence GTGATAGAGTTGAAATCTGGCGTGGTGAACGAACAGCTGCGCCGTTTCCGCCGGCGCATGGATCAGATGGTGGTGGGACAGCCGGCGGCGAGCGAGAGGATCTCGGACTGCTTCAGTCGTCTCATCGCGGGGATCCACGATCCCGAGCGCCCGTTGCTCACGATGATGTTCATGGGACCCACCGGCGTCGGCAAGACCGAGACGGTGCGCTGCCTGGCCGAGTCGATCTTCGGCGATCGCCGCGCCTACACGCGCATCAACTGCCAGGAATTCTCGGCCCACTACAACATCTCCAAGCTGCTCGGTTCGCCCCCCGGTTACGTGGGCGGCGAGATCCGGCCCCTGCTCGCCCAGGAGAACCTGGACAAGCACCACCTCAAGGCCGGCGAGCGTCACTGCGGCATGATCAGCGAAGAGGGCGGCAAGCTTGCCGACATGTTCCCCAGCGACTCCGAGCGCTACCTGTCGATCGTGCTCTTCGACGAGATCGAGAAGGCCCATCCCAAGATGTGGAACACGCTGCTCGGCATCCTGGAGGACGGCCACCTGGTGCTGGCCAACAACGAGGAAGTCGACTTCACCAGCACGATCATCGTCCTGACCACCAACGTCGGCAGCCAGGCCATGAACGCCCATCTTTCCGGCAGCGGCATCGGCTTCTCGCCCGGCTGGAACCTGGAGCAGGTGGACCGCGACGTCGGGGACGCGGCCACGCGGGAAGCCAAGAAGATCTTCCCCATGGAATTCCTCAACCGCTTCGACGAGCTCGTCACCTATCACACACTCAAGCGCGAGCATCTCTTCGCCATCCTCGACAATCTCATCTCCCAGGTGCACCACCGCGCGCTGGACAGCGCCGAGCCCTTCCTGCTGGAGGTCACGCGGCGGGCCAAGGCGCGCCTCGTGGACGAAGGCACCGATCCCGAATACGGCGCGCGCCCGCTCAAACGGGTCGTGGAGATGCGTGTCGTCACACCGGTCTCCCATCACATCTGCAGCGAGCAGATCCGCCGCGGCGATCTCGTGATGATCGATCACGACGGTGACGATTACGTCTTCCTCAAGGAACCGGGCATCGACTGGGAGAACGACCTCGTGGCGTCGCAGCTCAAACCGTCCAACAAGTGGACCCGCACCGACCTGGGGATCCGCGACGACGGCGGCGAGAAGAAGAAGATGGTGGAGGAGGCGGGCCAGCTCACATCCTGCGCGGAGACCCTTACGGGATCAGGCATCGAGTGA
- the rsgA gene encoding ribosome small subunit-dependent GTPase A has product MDRDGAGDKREGIVIRSQSGFCTVLCDGREYLCQLRGRLKQGKRRSHTVAVAGDRVAFRPVADAGSDTRSGVVEEVLPRANKISRTSSRRDSGRTEQVLMANLDQIVVVQSVCQPAPMSGFVDRLLAASARYGVAGLLCVNKIDLDAAAAGDARWDYYATIGYCLLRTSAETGDGVDAFHDALLGRITLLLGASGTGKSALLARATGLDLEIGDVTEKTGLGRHTTTRTELFPIGDGGFIADSPGIRGFEPWDVEPVELRTLFPDFLTPAGDCRFATCVHRDEPGCGIKRAVRDGELPAWRHEAYLLILGALETREAERGPRRRKKE; this is encoded by the coding sequence GTGGATCGAGACGGCGCAGGCGACAAGCGCGAAGGAATCGTCATTCGCTCACAGAGCGGGTTTTGCACGGTGCTCTGCGACGGGCGCGAGTATCTCTGCCAGCTGCGCGGCCGACTCAAGCAGGGCAAGCGCAGGTCGCACACGGTGGCGGTGGCGGGCGATCGTGTGGCGTTCCGTCCCGTGGCGGACGCCGGCAGCGACACGCGATCCGGCGTCGTCGAAGAAGTGCTGCCCCGCGCCAACAAGATCTCGCGCACCTCTTCCCGCAGAGACAGCGGACGCACCGAGCAGGTCCTGATGGCGAACCTCGACCAGATCGTCGTCGTGCAGTCGGTGTGCCAGCCGGCGCCCATGTCGGGTTTCGTGGACCGCCTGCTGGCGGCGTCCGCACGCTACGGGGTGGCGGGTCTGCTCTGCGTCAACAAGATCGATCTCGACGCCGCGGCCGCCGGCGATGCCCGCTGGGACTACTACGCGACCATCGGCTACTGCCTGTTGCGCACCTCCGCCGAGACGGGGGACGGCGTCGATGCTTTCCACGACGCCCTACTCGGCAGGATAACGCTGCTGCTCGGCGCCTCGGGCACCGGCAAGAGCGCCCTGCTGGCCAGGGCCACGGGACTGGACCTGGAGATCGGCGACGTCACCGAGAAGACCGGGCTCGGGCGCCATACCACCACGCGCACCGAACTCTTCCCGATCGGTGACGGCGGCTTCATCGCCGATTCGCCCGGCATCAGGGGTTTCGAGCCCTGGGACGTCGAACCGGTCGAACTACGCACGCTGTTCCCGGATTTCCTCACCCCGGCGGGGGACTGCCGTTTCGCGACCTGCGTGCATCGCGACGAGCCGGGATGCGGCATCAAGCGGGCTGTTCGCGACGGCGAGCTGCCCGCCTGGCGACATGAAGCCTATCTGTTGATCCTGGGGGCCCTGGAGACGCGCGAGGCCGAGCGAGGCCCCCGGCGCAGGAAAAAGGAATAA
- a CDS encoding integration host factor subunit beta translates to MTKADIVEDIAQKTGLTKKEVAETVDLFLDKVSHLLVQGRHLEIRGFGTFKVKERKERMARNPRTGEAVPVPARRVPIFKVSKMLKDKVAASGF, encoded by the coding sequence ATGACCAAAGCCGATATTGTGGAGGATATCGCGCAAAAGACCGGTCTGACCAAGAAGGAAGTCGCCGAGACGGTCGATCTCTTCCTCGATAAGGTCAGCCATCTTCTTGTGCAGGGGCGTCACCTGGAGATCCGCGGATTCGGCACGTTCAAGGTGAAGGAACGCAAGGAAAGAATGGCGCGCAATCCCCGAACGGGGGAGGCCGTGCCCGTTCCCGCGCGCAGGGTCCCCATCTTCAAGGTTTCCAAGATGCTCAAGGACAAGGTAGCGGCCAGCGGTTTTTGA
- a CDS encoding PTS sugar transporter subunit IIA, translated as MDIKEVLQLTSPDRFIPELAAKDKEGVLAEMTDALVAGSPIGDKETILEMLKSRESLGSTAVGPGVAFPHGRTLAAQDLIIVVARSRKGVPFASMDGEPTHLFFMLIAPPQDTGNQYIRSLAVLTEKMQDDAVREAALRADGYEAFCKVLTEE; from the coding sequence ATGGACATCAAGGAAGTCCTCCAGTTAACTTCTCCGGACCGCTTCATCCCCGAACTCGCGGCGAAAGACAAGGAAGGCGTGCTGGCCGAGATGACCGACGCGCTGGTGGCCGGCTCCCCGATCGGCGACAAGGAAACCATCCTGGAGATGCTCAAGAGCCGCGAATCCCTCGGCAGCACGGCCGTGGGCCCCGGCGTGGCTTTCCCGCACGGCCGCACTCTGGCGGCCCAGGACCTGATCATCGTGGTCGCGCGCTCGCGCAAGGGTGTCCCCTTCGCGTCGATGGACGGCGAGCCGACCCACCTCTTCTTCATGCTGATCGCGCCGCCGCAGGACACGGGCAACCAGTACATCCGCTCCCTGGCGGTGCTGACCGAGAAGATGCAGGACGACGCGGTGCGCGAAGCCGCGTTGCGGGCCGACGGCTACGAAGCTTTTTGCAAGGTGTTAACGGAGGAATAG
- a CDS encoding glycosyltransferase family 9 protein codes for MKRTVSGLLARLWRRQELSAAEVRALRPGRILIVRQHNQMGDMVCATPALRAIRRQYPDAEIGLVCAPVNRDVVLHNPDLDRVFVFAKRDCTRPVPLLRFIGELRNFAPELAFVLSSVSWSVTSAALAAASGAAVIVGGDSRPFGFDISRHAFSLVMPSMPDIDRHAVDHNLAPLAAIGFETDDSTTVVASSPQETARAEELRRDVPGEGRLWVMHPGAGKAANLWPADRFAVIAARVVAAGKPLLVLQGPADGEVMARFRDAGRRLLDPHALAQVVELPPTSLGVCAALLSVADRFLCNDTGLMHVAGAVGVPTLALFGPTDPRLWAPRAATLSHLRGAGGRLEALSTDTIWDRWRTLPPRPGTT; via the coding sequence GTGAAACGGACGGTATCCGGCCTGCTGGCGCGCCTGTGGCGGCGGCAGGAGCTGAGCGCGGCCGAAGTCCGCGCCCTGCGGCCCGGTCGGATCCTGATCGTCCGACAGCACAACCAGATGGGGGACATGGTCTGCGCGACGCCCGCCCTGCGCGCCATCCGCCGCCAGTATCCCGACGCCGAGATCGGCCTGGTCTGCGCGCCGGTCAATCGCGATGTGGTGCTGCACAATCCCGATCTGGACCGCGTCTTCGTCTTCGCCAAGCGCGACTGCACGCGGCCGGTCCCCTTGCTGCGTTTCATCGGCGAGCTGAGGAACTTCGCCCCGGAGCTGGCGTTCGTGCTCAGCTCGGTTTCCTGGTCGGTGACCAGCGCGGCCCTGGCGGCCGCCTCCGGTGCCGCGGTGATCGTGGGCGGCGACAGCCGGCCTTTCGGCTTCGACATCAGCCGGCACGCCTTTTCCCTGGTCATGCCGTCCATGCCGGATATCGATCGTCACGCCGTGGATCACAACCTGGCGCCCCTGGCGGCCATCGGTTTCGAGACCGACGATTCCACCACGGTGGTCGCGTCCTCGCCGCAGGAGACGGCGCGCGCCGAGGAGCTGCGCCGGGACGTGCCCGGCGAAGGACGGCTCTGGGTCATGCATCCCGGCGCCGGCAAGGCCGCCAATCTCTGGCCGGCCGATCGTTTCGCCGTGATCGCCGCGCGAGTCGTCGCTGCCGGAAAACCCCTGCTCGTGCTGCAGGGGCCGGCGGACGGCGAGGTCATGGCGCGGTTCCGGGATGCCGGCCGGCGCCTGCTGGATCCGCACGCGCTGGCGCAGGTGGTGGAGTTGCCGCCTACCTCTTTGGGCGTTTGTGCCGCCCTGCTGTCCGTCGCGGATCGGTTCCTGTGCAACGACACGGGCTTGATGCACGTGGCCGGCGCCGTGGGCGTGCCGACGCTGGCCCTGTTCGGCCCCACGGATCCGCGGCTCTGGGCTCCCCGCGCCGCGACCCTGTCCCACCTGCGGGGGGCGGGCGGACGACTCGAAGCCCTGTCCACGGATACCATCTGGGACCGCTGGCGGACGCTGCCGCCCCGGCCCGGCACAACCTGA
- a CDS encoding site-2 protease family protein, which translates to MDVAIAILVLLFSLTVHESAHALAALRMGDDTASRMGRITLNPLAHIDPIGTIVVPLVMALLPGGIMFGWAKPVPVNTLRLRNPMRDHAVIAAAGPASNLVLAGVFAVLFGLLDGYAHARLQSGIVDLGAAYTFLRLLTQWGVLLNILLALFNLIPLPPLDGSWIMMAALKDELARSYARLYPYGFLLVIVLMNVGLGRLLWRGVLYVSAWYLQISNLVSRIFV; encoded by the coding sequence ATGGATGTCGCGATCGCGATCCTGGTGCTGCTGTTCTCGTTGACCGTGCACGAATCCGCCCACGCGCTGGCCGCCCTGCGCATGGGCGACGACACGGCGTCGAGGATGGGACGGATCACCCTGAACCCCTTGGCGCACATCGACCCCATCGGCACGATCGTGGTGCCGCTGGTGATGGCGCTCCTTCCCGGCGGTATCATGTTCGGATGGGCAAAGCCGGTGCCGGTGAACACGTTGCGACTACGCAACCCCATGCGCGATCACGCCGTCATCGCGGCGGCCGGCCCGGCCAGCAATCTGGTGCTGGCCGGCGTCTTCGCCGTCCTGTTCGGCCTGCTGGACGGTTACGCCCACGCGCGCCTCCAGTCAGGTATCGTCGATCTGGGCGCCGCCTATACATTCCTGCGCCTGTTGACGCAGTGGGGCGTGTTGCTGAACATCCTGCTGGCCCTGTTCAACCTGATCCCGTTACCGCCGCTGGACGGCAGCTGGATCATGATGGCCGCCCTGAAGGACGAACTGGCCAGGTCTTACGCCAGGCTGTATCCCTATGGCTTCCTGCTGGTGATCGTGCTGATGAACGTGGGCCTGGGGCGCCTGTTGTGGAGAGGCGTGCTGTACGTCAGCGCATGGTATCTCCAGATCTCCAACCTCGTGAGCCGCATTTTCGTCTGA
- a CDS encoding helix-hairpin-helix domain-containing protein: MKNCSLTIRFAALLLAVLTVGGALAAPPGLVDLNRASLEEVLQLPVDEVLARRIVDYRDYVRYFDSIYDLMEVEGMTAAVLAELKPLVATLPPDPLDASIARLAESYRQVNNYLGQEGASEGLVDEYLDMMREPKNVNDLDLFDLQSFQNVSPVDAKNILMARDRLGRFDNDRQLRRSDGLRYWAYRNIRDFVVYQDEDRVDESEQVRGNYEVRYYDTPYMLDDDEITGTTLLTEGDPHMTHKINLNLSGGFRAGLLTHRNMGEESWHETFKGYYGINDKRFGPFHLKRLYFGNYRVAFGQGLVMDNTDFIQYRRTGFGWNKRPIGVRGDLSRSHEYALTGVAAEGKVGPLHATVFFSREKKDAILNPDGTINQYVIMEPRPTDAWLDEHLAFEPGRSYTVDQLPDTPTRLVRDAFTEDITGGNVKLMLGTASYVGVTGYEARYDRGFVADPATLVSDYSLNTRDLLEARDSEIWQGYTSVFSDPGDSTRTEHKFRRVYGAEFQTVHDNVSLQGEYAVLQDPRESFLKGEINDALLLNAYAQWDDLHLLAIWRDYDVGFDNPYNRGFGNDNRYEQTLLDSPFRLNDDLYSWLSLNTPQPKPERGLFLQSRYRVSRTLILNGLEYDQWERKADGADLRRYTLKVEYQPKFNLRLRMRHRYSSRSQMNPNDVRWFSSWETRFELIALLSNYNRVRLMYMTSNVMFPPRQRLSGTPLPGDEPYVNDGIPGVGTAGIPAHAVQAMYEHNFAPTLKVSVSAEMYDGFLWNFEGNEFVVVDGRGFRNWAKVESRVSDRLLFQLKVTRDHNLPRTYLDVRSYQDAYGQQIESSYAPRDWTVFRLQMDYTF, encoded by the coding sequence GTGAAAAACTGCAGCCTCACGATCCGGTTCGCGGCCCTGCTGCTGGCGGTCCTGACCGTCGGCGGCGCGCTGGCCGCACCACCGGGGCTGGTGGACCTCAACCGGGCGTCGCTGGAGGAGGTCCTCCAGCTGCCCGTGGACGAGGTGCTGGCCCGCCGGATCGTCGACTACCGGGACTATGTCCGGTACTTCGACAGCATATACGACCTCATGGAGGTGGAGGGCATGACCGCCGCCGTCCTGGCGGAGCTCAAACCCCTGGTCGCCACGCTGCCGCCCGACCCCCTGGACGCGAGCATCGCGCGCCTGGCCGAATCCTACCGCCAGGTCAACAACTACCTGGGGCAGGAGGGCGCCAGCGAGGGGCTCGTCGACGAGTACCTCGACATGATGCGCGAGCCCAAGAACGTCAACGACCTCGATCTCTTCGACCTGCAGTCGTTCCAGAACGTCTCCCCGGTCGACGCCAAGAACATCCTCATGGCGCGCGACCGCCTGGGGCGCTTCGACAACGACCGCCAGCTGCGCCGCAGCGACGGCCTGCGCTACTGGGCCTACCGCAACATCCGCGACTTCGTCGTCTACCAGGACGAGGACCGGGTGGACGAATCCGAGCAGGTGCGCGGCAACTACGAGGTGCGCTACTACGACACCCCGTACATGCTGGACGACGACGAGATCACCGGGACGACCCTGCTGACCGAGGGCGACCCGCACATGACCCACAAGATCAACCTGAACCTATCGGGCGGCTTCCGCGCGGGCCTGCTGACCCACCGCAACATGGGCGAGGAATCCTGGCACGAGACGTTCAAGGGCTACTACGGGATCAACGACAAGAGATTCGGGCCCTTCCATCTGAAGCGCCTGTACTTCGGCAACTACCGTGTCGCCTTCGGCCAGGGGCTGGTCATGGACAACACGGACTTCATCCAGTACCGGCGCACCGGCTTCGGCTGGAACAAGCGGCCGATCGGGGTGCGCGGGGACCTGAGCCGCAGCCACGAGTACGCCCTGACGGGCGTGGCGGCGGAGGGCAAGGTCGGCCCCCTTCACGCGACCGTGTTCTTCTCCCGCGAGAAGAAGGACGCCATCCTCAACCCCGACGGCACGATCAACCAGTACGTGATCATGGAGCCGCGTCCCACCGACGCCTGGCTGGACGAGCACCTGGCGTTCGAACCCGGCCGCAGCTATACCGTGGACCAGCTCCCCGACACGCCGACGCGGCTCGTCCGCGACGCCTTCACCGAGGACATCACCGGCGGCAACGTCAAGCTCATGCTGGGCACGGCGAGCTACGTGGGCGTGACGGGTTACGAGGCGAGATACGATCGCGGCTTCGTCGCCGACCCGGCGACGCTGGTCAGCGACTACAGCCTGAACACGCGCGACCTGCTCGAAGCCCGCGACAGCGAGATCTGGCAGGGCTACACCAGCGTCTTCTCCGATCCCGGCGACAGCACGCGCACCGAACACAAGTTCCGCCGCGTCTATGGCGCCGAATTCCAGACGGTGCACGACAACGTGTCCCTGCAGGGCGAATACGCCGTGCTGCAGGATCCGCGCGAGAGCTTCCTCAAGGGGGAGATCAACGACGCCCTGCTGCTCAACGCCTACGCCCAGTGGGACGATCTGCACCTGCTGGCCATCTGGCGCGACTACGACGTGGGCTTCGACAACCCCTACAACCGCGGCTTCGGCAACGACAACCGCTACGAGCAGACGCTGCTGGACTCGCCGTTCCGCCTGAACGACGACCTCTACTCGTGGCTGTCGCTGAACACGCCGCAGCCCAAGCCGGAGCGCGGCCTCTTCCTGCAGAGCCGCTACCGCGTCAGCCGCACCCTGATCCTCAACGGCCTGGAATACGACCAGTGGGAGCGCAAGGCCGACGGCGCCGACCTGCGCCGTTACACGTTGAAAGTGGAGTACCAGCCCAAGTTCAACCTGCGCCTGCGGATGCGGCACCGGTACAGCAGCCGCTCGCAGATGAACCCCAACGACGTGCGCTGGTTCAGCTCCTGGGAGACCCGCTTCGAGTTGATCGCCCTGCTGTCCAACTACAACCGCGTGCGGCTGATGTACATGACCAGCAACGTCATGTTCCCGCCGCGCCAGCGCCTCAGCGGCACGCCGTTACCCGGAGATGAACCATACGTCAACGACGGCATCCCCGGCGTGGGCACCGCGGGCATTCCCGCGCACGCCGTGCAGGCCATGTACGAGCATAACTTCGCGCCCACGCTCAAGGTCTCGGTCAGCGCGGAGATGTACGACGGCTTCCTCTGGAATTTCGAGGGCAACGAGTTCGTCGTGGTGGACGGACGCGGGTTCCGCAACTGGGCCAAGGTCGAGAGCCGTGTCTCGGACAGGCTGCTCTTCCAGCTCAAGGTCACCCGCGATCACAACCTGCCGCGCACCTACCTGGACGTGCGCTCCTACCAGGACGCCTACGGACAGCAGATAGAGAGCAGCTACGCGCCGCGGGACTGGACCGTGTTCCGCCTGCAGATGGACTACACCTTCTGA